In Streptomyces sp. RFCAC02, the following proteins share a genomic window:
- a CDS encoding phosphoglycerate kinase has translation MKTIDDLQVAGRRVFVRADLNVPLSDGTITDDGRIRAVVPTIARLAEAGARVIVASHLGRPKGAPEARYSLAPVARRLGELLGRPVAFAGDTVGDSARATVAGLADGEVALLENLRFNPGETSKDDAERGAFADDLAALADLYVGDGFGAVHRKHASVYDLPARLPHAAGGLIATEVGVLRKLTDDVARPYAVVLGGAKVSDKLGVIGHLLERADRILIGGGMAYTFLAAQGHEVGDSLLQEDQIPAVRAYLAKAAERGVEFVLPVDVVAAEQFPDLSAKTPANPVVVAADKLTPGLQGLDIGPETQRLYAAKLADAATVFWNGPMGVFEHPDFAGGTRALAQALVDTPAFTVVGGGDSAAAVRILGFDEAAFGHISTGGGASLEYLEGKELPGLAALGDSE, from the coding sequence ATGAAGACGATTGACGACCTCCAGGTCGCCGGCCGCAGGGTCTTCGTCCGCGCCGACCTGAACGTCCCGCTGTCCGACGGGACCATCACCGACGACGGCCGTATCCGCGCCGTCGTCCCGACGATCGCCCGGCTCGCCGAGGCCGGCGCCCGTGTGATCGTCGCCTCGCACCTGGGCCGCCCCAAGGGCGCCCCCGAGGCCCGCTACTCCCTCGCCCCCGTCGCCCGGCGGCTCGGCGAGCTCCTCGGCCGCCCGGTCGCCTTCGCCGGCGACACGGTGGGCGACAGCGCCCGCGCCACCGTCGCCGGCCTCGCCGACGGCGAGGTCGCCCTGCTGGAGAACCTGCGCTTCAACCCCGGCGAGACCAGCAAGGACGACGCCGAGCGCGGCGCCTTCGCCGACGACCTGGCCGCCCTCGCCGACCTCTACGTCGGGGACGGCTTCGGCGCCGTGCACCGCAAGCACGCCTCGGTGTACGACCTCCCCGCCCGCCTGCCCCACGCCGCCGGCGGCCTCATCGCCACCGAGGTCGGCGTCCTGCGCAAGCTCACCGACGACGTGGCGCGCCCGTACGCGGTCGTCCTCGGCGGCGCGAAGGTCTCCGACAAGCTCGGCGTCATCGGCCACCTGCTGGAGCGGGCCGACCGCATCCTGATCGGCGGCGGCATGGCGTACACCTTCCTCGCGGCCCAGGGCCACGAGGTCGGCGACTCGCTCCTCCAGGAGGACCAGATCCCCGCGGTCCGCGCCTACCTGGCGAAGGCGGCCGAGCGCGGCGTCGAGTTCGTGCTGCCGGTGGACGTCGTGGCCGCCGAGCAGTTCCCCGACCTCTCGGCCAAGACCCCCGCGAACCCGGTGGTCGTCGCGGCCGACAAGCTCACCCCCGGGCTCCAGGGCCTCGACATCGGCCCCGAGACGCAGCGCCTCTACGCGGCGAAGCTGGCCGACGCGGCCACGGTCTTCTGGAACGGCCCGATGGGCGTCTTCGAGCACCCGGACTTCGCCGGCGGCACGCGGGCACTCGCGCAGGCACTCGTGGACACCCCCGCGTTCACCGTCGTGGGCGGCGGCGACTCGGCCGCCGCGGTGCGCATCCTCGGCTTCGACGAGGCGGCCTTCGGCCACATCTCGACGGGCGGCGGCGCGAGCCTGGAGTACCTGGAGGGCAAGGAACTGCCGGGTCTGGCCGCGCTCGGGGACAGCGAGTGA
- the secG gene encoding preprotein translocase subunit SecG: METAFQIALIVFSILLALLVLMHKGKGGGLSDMFGGGMQSSVGGSSVAERNLDRITVVVGLIWCGIIVVLGLLMKS; encoded by the coding sequence GTGGAAACGGCGTTCCAGATCGCGCTGATCGTCTTCAGCATCCTGTTGGCGCTTCTGGTGCTCATGCACAAGGGGAAGGGCGGCGGCCTCTCCGACATGTTCGGCGGCGGCATGCAGTCGTCGGTGGGCGGCTCGTCGGTCGCCGAGCGGAACCTCGACCGCATCACCGTCGTCGTGGGTCTCATCTGGTGCGGGATCATCGTGGTCCTCGGCCTCCTGATGAAGTCCTAG
- the gap gene encoding type I glyceraldehyde-3-phosphate dehydrogenase, with amino-acid sequence MTIRVGINGFGRIGRNYFRALLEQGADVQIVGVNDLTDNDTLVHLLKYDSVLGRLKQEVSHTDDTITVGGNTFKTFAERDPAALPWGEVGADIVIESTGIFTKRDDAAKHLAAGAKKVLISAPAKNEDITVVMGVNHENYDPAAHDIISNASCTTNCVAPMAKVLDENFGIVKGLMTTCHAYTNDQRILDFPHKDLRRARAAALNIIPTSTGAAKATALVLPQLKGKLDGISLRVPVPTGSVTDLVVELNREVTKDEVNAAFKAAADGELKGLLEYTEDQIVSSDIVNEPASCTFDSSLTMVQGNQVKIVGWYDNEWGYSNRLVDLTVYVGERL; translated from the coding sequence GTGACGATCCGCGTAGGAATCAACGGCTTTGGCCGTATCGGTCGCAACTACTTCCGCGCGCTCCTTGAACAGGGAGCGGATGTCCAGATCGTCGGTGTCAACGACCTGACCGACAACGACACCCTGGTCCACCTGCTCAAGTACGACAGTGTGCTCGGCCGCCTCAAGCAGGAGGTCTCGCACACCGACGACACCATCACGGTCGGCGGCAACACCTTCAAGACGTTCGCCGAGCGCGACCCCGCCGCCCTGCCGTGGGGCGAGGTCGGCGCCGACATCGTCATCGAGTCGACCGGCATCTTCACCAAGCGCGACGACGCCGCCAAGCACCTGGCCGCCGGCGCCAAGAAGGTCCTCATCTCCGCCCCGGCGAAGAACGAGGACATCACCGTCGTCATGGGTGTCAACCACGAGAACTACGACCCGGCCGCGCACGACATCATCTCCAACGCGTCGTGCACGACCAACTGTGTCGCCCCGATGGCCAAGGTCCTCGACGAGAACTTCGGCATCGTCAAGGGTCTGATGACGACCTGCCACGCGTACACGAACGACCAGCGCATCCTCGACTTCCCGCACAAGGACCTGCGCCGCGCCCGTGCCGCCGCGCTGAACATCATCCCGACCAGCACCGGCGCCGCCAAGGCCACCGCCCTGGTCCTGCCGCAGCTCAAGGGCAAGCTGGACGGCATCTCGCTGCGCGTCCCGGTCCCCACCGGCTCCGTCACCGACCTGGTGGTCGAGCTGAACCGCGAGGTCACCAAGGACGAGGTCAACGCCGCGTTCAAGGCCGCGGCCGACGGCGAGCTGAAGGGCCTCCTGGAGTACACCGAGGACCAGATCGTCTCCTCGGACATCGTGAACGAGCCGGCCTCCTGCACCTTCGACTCCTCGCTCACCATGGTGCAGGGCAACCAGGTCAAGATCGTCGGCTGGTACGACAACGAGTGGGGCTACTCGAACCGCCTCGTGGACCTCACGGTCTACGTCGGCGAGCGGCTCTGA
- the opcA gene encoding glucose-6-phosphate dehydrogenase assembly protein OpcA produces the protein MNIDLTDTTSARINTALVEGRRAVGAAVGMVLTLVIVTDEGNHYDALKAASEASKEHPSRILVVIKRPGRSPRERAGARLDAEVRVGGEAGNGETVLLRLHGELSAHAYSVVLPLLLPDAPVVVWWPEDAPAHPADDLLGTLAQRRITDASATEDPVAALVSRAEVYAPGDTDLAWTRITPWRSVLAAALDQKHSRVTAAEVEGEEYNPSTELLALWLAERLAVPVERTVSPGPGLTAVRLITEDGVICLDRPNGALATLAVPGQPDRHVALHRRSTAELIAEELRRLDPDETYAMTVRHGLGRLDAPPGAAPAGAAGAVAPAGKKAAAGRGGARKSAPKASAASEESAPRATARVRSDGKSGEKKPGGKSAARSGGRQGARSGGKKQES, from the coding sequence ATGAACATCGATCTCACCGACACGACATCCGCCCGGATCAACACGGCGCTCGTCGAGGGCCGCCGCGCCGTCGGCGCGGCGGTCGGCATGGTGCTGACCCTCGTCATCGTCACCGACGAGGGGAACCACTACGACGCCCTGAAGGCGGCGAGCGAGGCGTCCAAGGAGCACCCCTCGCGCATCCTCGTCGTCATCAAGCGGCCGGGCCGCTCCCCCCGGGAGCGGGCGGGCGCGCGGCTCGACGCCGAGGTCCGGGTGGGCGGCGAGGCGGGCAACGGCGAGACGGTCCTGCTGCGGCTGCACGGCGAGCTGTCCGCGCACGCGTACAGCGTCGTCCTGCCGCTGCTGCTGCCGGACGCGCCGGTCGTCGTGTGGTGGCCCGAGGACGCCCCGGCGCACCCGGCGGACGACCTGCTGGGCACGCTGGCGCAGCGCCGCATCACGGACGCGTCGGCGACGGAGGATCCGGTGGCGGCGCTGGTGTCCCGGGCGGAGGTGTACGCGCCGGGCGACACGGACCTCGCGTGGACGCGGATCACGCCCTGGCGCAGCGTGCTGGCGGCGGCGCTCGACCAGAAGCACTCCCGGGTGACGGCGGCCGAGGTCGAGGGCGAGGAGTACAACCCGAGCACGGAGCTGCTGGCCCTTTGGCTGGCGGAGCGCCTGGCCGTCCCGGTGGAGCGGACGGTGTCGCCGGGTCCCGGTCTCACGGCGGTGCGGCTGATCACCGAGGACGGCGTGATCTGCCTGGACCGGCCGAACGGCGCGCTCGCCACCCTCGCGGTGCCGGGCCAGCCGGACCGGCACGTGGCGCTGCACCGGCGTTCGACGGCCGAGCTGATCGCCGAGGAGCTGCGCCGTCTCGACCCGGACGAGACGTACGCCATGACCGTGCGGCACGGCCTCGGCCGGCTCGACGCGCCGCCGGGGGCCGCGCCCGCGGGGGCGGCCGGCGCCGTCGCGCCCGCGGGGAAGAAGGCCGCGGCCGGCCGGGGCGGTGCGCGGAAGTCCGCGCCCAAGGCGTCGGCCGCGTCGGAGGAGTCCGCGCCCCGGGCCACGGCCCGGGTGCGGTCGGACGGGAAGTCCGGGGAGAAGAAGCCGGGCGGGAAGTCCGCGGCGCGCTCGGGCGGCCGTCAGGGGGCGCGGTCCGGCGGGAAGAAGCAGGAGTCATGA
- the pgl gene encoding 6-phosphogluconolactonase has protein sequence MTAPVRQVVVHRDKDLMAKAVAARLITALVDAQAARGSASVVLTGGRNGNGLLAAVAASPARDAVDWGRLDVWWGDERFVPGDDPERNHLQAREALLDAVPLDPDRVHPMPPSHGPYGVDVEAAAEAYAAELASAADPFDVLLLGVGPDTHVASLFPGMAGVRETDRTVIAVREAPKPPATRVTMTLPTIRTAREVWLLAAGEDKADAVATALAAPGEAEAPAAGAFGLTRTLWLLDTAAAARLAL, from the coding sequence ATGACGGCACCGGTACGGCAGGTCGTGGTCCACCGCGACAAGGACCTGATGGCGAAGGCGGTCGCCGCGCGGCTGATCACGGCCCTGGTGGACGCGCAGGCGGCGCGGGGCTCCGCCTCCGTGGTCCTGACGGGCGGCCGCAACGGCAACGGTCTCCTCGCCGCGGTCGCCGCCTCCCCCGCCCGTGACGCGGTGGACTGGGGCCGCCTCGACGTGTGGTGGGGCGACGAGCGGTTCGTCCCCGGGGACGACCCCGAGCGCAACCACCTGCAGGCCCGTGAGGCGCTGCTCGACGCGGTGCCGCTCGACCCGGACCGGGTGCACCCGATGCCGCCGTCTCACGGCCCCTACGGCGTGGACGTGGAGGCCGCGGCCGAGGCGTACGCGGCGGAGCTGGCGTCGGCGGCCGACCCGTTCGACGTGCTGCTGCTCGGTGTCGGCCCGGACACGCATGTGGCGTCGCTCTTCCCGGGCATGGCGGGTGTGCGGGAGACCGACCGCACGGTGATCGCGGTCCGCGAGGCGCCGAAGCCGCCGGCGACCCGCGTCACGATGACGCTGCCGACGATCCGCACGGCGCGCGAGGTGTGGCTGCTCGCCGCGGGCGAGGACAAGGCGGACGCGGTCGCGACGGCGCTCGCCGCGCCGGGCGAGGCCGAGGCCCCGGCGGCCGGCGCGTTCGGCCTGACGCGGACGCTGTGGCTGCTGGACACCGCCGCGGCGGCACGTCTGGCGCTCTGA
- the zwf gene encoding glucose-6-phosphate dehydrogenase, which produces MQRGGARRAGFTNPLRSTQDRRLPRIAGPSGLVIFGVTGDLSRKKLMPAVYDLSNRGLLPPGFSLVGFARRDWEDEDFATVVHDSVKQYARTPFREEVWRQLAEGMRFVPGEFGDDQAFTTLRDTMEELDKAHGTGGNFAFYLSVPPKFFPTVVEQLKKHGLSEPPPGSWRRAVIEKPFGRDLASAQELNAIVHEVFPPAEVFRIDHYLGKETVQNILALRFANTMFEPIWNRGYVDHVQITMAEDIGIGGRAGYYDGIGSARDVIQNHLLQLLALTAMEEPASFDADALVTEKLKVLSAVQLPADLARHTVRGQYTAGWQGGEKVLGYLEEEGIDPQSVTDTYAAVKLEIDNRRWAGVPFYLRTGKRLGRRVTEIAVVFQRAPYSPFGATETQELGHNALVIRVQPDEGVTVRFGSKVPGTQMEIRDVSMDFAYGESFTESSPEAYERLLLDVLLGDANLFPRHQEVERSWEILDPVEAFWARHGRPAPYAAGSWGPAEADEMLARDGRSWRRP; this is translated from the coding sequence ATGCAGCGCGGCGGCGCGCGGCGGGCCGGGTTCACCAACCCGCTGCGCAGCACGCAGGACCGGCGGCTCCCGAGGATCGCCGGGCCCTCGGGCCTGGTGATCTTCGGGGTCACCGGTGACCTGTCCCGCAAGAAGCTGATGCCGGCGGTGTACGACCTGTCCAACCGGGGGCTGCTGCCGCCGGGGTTCTCCCTGGTGGGCTTCGCCCGCCGCGACTGGGAGGACGAGGACTTCGCCACGGTCGTGCACGACTCGGTGAAGCAGTACGCGCGCACGCCGTTCCGCGAGGAGGTGTGGCGGCAGCTCGCGGAGGGGATGCGGTTCGTGCCCGGCGAGTTCGGGGACGACCAGGCGTTCACCACCCTGCGCGACACGATGGAGGAGCTGGACAAGGCGCACGGCACCGGCGGGAACTTCGCGTTCTACCTGTCGGTGCCGCCGAAGTTCTTCCCGACGGTGGTGGAGCAGCTCAAGAAGCACGGGCTGTCCGAGCCGCCGCCCGGCTCGTGGCGGCGCGCGGTGATCGAGAAGCCGTTCGGCCGCGACCTGGCGTCCGCGCAGGAGCTGAACGCCATCGTCCACGAGGTGTTCCCGCCGGCCGAGGTCTTCCGGATCGACCACTACCTCGGCAAGGAGACCGTCCAGAACATCCTGGCGCTCCGCTTCGCCAACACGATGTTCGAGCCGATCTGGAACCGCGGCTACGTCGACCACGTGCAGATCACGATGGCCGAGGACATCGGCATCGGCGGCCGCGCCGGCTACTACGACGGCATCGGGTCGGCCCGCGACGTCATCCAGAACCACCTCCTCCAGCTCCTCGCCCTCACCGCGATGGAGGAGCCGGCGTCGTTCGACGCGGACGCGCTGGTGACGGAGAAGCTGAAGGTCCTCTCGGCCGTGCAGCTCCCCGCCGACCTGGCCCGGCACACCGTGCGCGGCCAGTACACGGCCGGGTGGCAGGGCGGCGAGAAGGTCCTCGGCTACCTGGAGGAGGAGGGCATCGACCCCCAGTCGGTGACCGACACCTACGCGGCGGTGAAGCTGGAGATCGACAACCGGCGCTGGGCCGGCGTGCCGTTCTACCTGCGCACCGGCAAGCGCCTCGGGCGGCGCGTCACGGAGATCGCGGTGGTGTTCCAGCGCGCCCCGTACTCGCCCTTCGGCGCCACGGAGACGCAGGAGCTCGGGCACAACGCCCTCGTCATCCGCGTCCAGCCGGACGAGGGCGTCACCGTCAGGTTCGGCTCCAAGGTCCCGGGCACGCAGATGGAGATCCGGGACGTGTCGATGGACTTCGCGTACGGCGAGTCGTTCACGGAGTCCAGCCCCGAGGCGTACGAGCGGCTGCTGCTGGATGTGCTCCTCGGCGACGCGAACCTCTTCCCCCGCCACCAGGAGGTCGAGCGGTCCTGGGAGATCCTCGACCCGGTGGAGGCGTTCTGGGCGCGGCACGGCAGGCCCGCCCCGTACGCCGCCGGGTCCTGGGGGCCGGCGGAGGCGGACGAGATGCTCGCACGAGACGGACGGAGCTGGCGCCGGCCATGA
- the tpiA gene encoding triose-phosphate isomerase has protein sequence MAGNWKMNLNHLEAIAHVQKLAFGLSDKDYEAVEVAVLPPFTDLRSVQTLVDGDKLKIKYGAQDISAYDSGAYTGEVSGVMLAKLNCAYAVVGHSERRQYHGEGDEICNAKVKAAYRHGITPILCVGEPLDVRKAGTHVAHTLAQLDGALKDIPAEQAASIVIAYEPVWAIGTGEVATPDDAQEVCAAIRRRLGELYDEALADGVRIQYGGSVKAGNVAAIMAQPDVDGALVGGAALDADEFVKIVRFRDQ, from the coding sequence ATGGCGGGCAACTGGAAGATGAACCTCAACCACCTGGAGGCCATCGCTCACGTCCAGAAGCTCGCCTTCGGCCTGTCGGACAAGGACTACGAGGCCGTCGAGGTCGCGGTGCTGCCGCCGTTCACCGACCTGCGGTCCGTGCAGACCCTGGTCGACGGCGACAAACTGAAGATCAAGTACGGCGCGCAGGACATCTCGGCCTACGACTCGGGTGCCTACACCGGCGAGGTCTCCGGCGTGATGCTGGCCAAGCTGAACTGCGCCTACGCCGTCGTCGGCCACTCGGAGCGCCGCCAGTACCACGGCGAGGGCGACGAGATCTGCAACGCCAAGGTCAAGGCGGCCTACCGGCACGGGATCACCCCGATCCTGTGCGTCGGCGAGCCCCTGGACGTCCGCAAGGCGGGCACGCACGTCGCGCACACGCTCGCGCAGCTCGACGGCGCGCTCAAGGACATCCCGGCCGAGCAGGCGGCGTCGATCGTGATCGCGTACGAGCCGGTCTGGGCCATCGGCACCGGCGAGGTGGCCACGCCCGACGACGCGCAGGAGGTGTGCGCGGCGATCCGGCGGCGCCTCGGCGAGCTGTACGACGAGGCGCTCGCCGACGGCGTGCGCATCCAGTACGGCGGGTCCGTCAAGGCGGGCAACGTCGCGGCGATCATGGCGCAGCCGGACGTGGACGGCGCGCTGGTCGGCGGGGCCGCGCTGGACGCGGACGAGTTCGTGAAGATCGTCCGGTTCCGCGACCAGTAA
- the tal gene encoding transaldolase: MTDALKRLSDEGVAIWLDDLSRGRISSGNLGELLDQQHVVGVTTNPSIFQKAISEGSGYDEQLADLAARRVTVEEAVRMITTADVRDAADVLRPVYEATGGLDGRVSIEVDPRLAHDTRATVAEAKQLAWLVDRPNTFIKIPATRAGLPAITETIGRGISVNVTLIFSLQRYREVMDAYQAGLEQAKARGLDLSEIYSVASFFVSRVDTEIDKRLDAIGTPEATALRGRAALANARLAYQAYEEVVAADRWQALERDGANTQRPLWASTGVKDPAYKDTLYVTDLVAPGTVNTMPEPTLRATEDHGEITGDTIRGTYEQARADLDALAGVGVDYDDVVQVLEDEGVEKFETAWNGLLESTQAELERLSGSGKD; encoded by the coding sequence ATGACCGACGCACTCAAGCGCCTCTCCGACGAGGGTGTGGCCATCTGGCTGGACGACCTGTCGCGCGGCCGGATCAGCTCCGGCAACCTCGGCGAACTCCTCGACCAGCAGCACGTGGTGGGCGTGACGACGAACCCGTCCATCTTCCAGAAGGCCATCTCCGAGGGCTCCGGCTACGACGAGCAGCTCGCCGACCTGGCCGCCCGCCGCGTGACGGTGGAGGAGGCGGTGCGCATGATCACCACCGCCGACGTCCGCGACGCGGCCGACGTGCTGCGCCCGGTGTACGAGGCGACCGGCGGTCTCGACGGCCGCGTGTCGATCGAGGTGGACCCCCGCCTCGCGCACGACACGCGCGCCACCGTCGCCGAGGCCAAGCAGCTCGCCTGGCTCGTGGACCGGCCCAACACCTTCATCAAGATCCCGGCCACCCGCGCCGGGCTGCCCGCCATCACCGAGACGATCGGCCGCGGCATCAGCGTGAACGTCACGCTGATCTTCTCGCTCCAGCGCTACCGCGAGGTGATGGACGCCTACCAGGCCGGTCTCGAGCAGGCGAAGGCCCGGGGTCTCGACCTGTCCGAGATCTACTCGGTCGCCTCGTTCTTCGTGTCCCGCGTGGACACCGAGATCGACAAGCGCCTGGACGCCATCGGCACCCCCGAGGCCACGGCGCTGCGCGGCAGGGCGGCCCTGGCCAACGCCCGCCTCGCCTACCAGGCGTACGAGGAGGTCGTCGCCGCGGACCGCTGGCAGGCCCTGGAGCGCGACGGCGCCAACACGCAGCGCCCCCTGTGGGCGTCCACCGGCGTGAAGGACCCGGCGTACAAGGACACCCTGTACGTGACGGACCTCGTGGCCCCGGGCACCGTCAACACGATGCCCGAGCCGACGCTGCGCGCGACCGAGGACCACGGCGAGATCACGGGTGACACGATCCGCGGCACCTACGAGCAGGCGCGCGCCGACCTGGACGCCCTGGCCGGCGTCGGCGTCGACTACGACGACGTCGTCCAGGTCCTCGAGGACGAGGGCGTCGAGAAGTTCGAGACCGCGTGGAACGGGCTGCTCGAGTCCACCCAGGCGGAGCTGGAGCGGCTTTCCGGGTCCGGGAAGGACTGA
- a CDS encoding RNA polymerase-binding protein RbpA has product MAGGNAIRGSRVGAGPMGEAERGESAPRLRVSFWCANGHETQPSFASDAQIPDTWDCPRCGFPAGTEREAPPAPPRTEPYKTHLAYVRERRSDADGEAILAEALAKLRGEI; this is encoded by the coding sequence GTGGCAGGTGGCAACGCGATCCGGGGCAGCCGGGTCGGGGCGGGGCCCATGGGTGAGGCCGAGCGCGGTGAGTCCGCGCCCCGGCTGAGGGTCTCCTTCTGGTGCGCGAACGGGCACGAGACACAGCCCAGCTTCGCCAGCGACGCACAGATCCCGGACACCTGGGACTGTCCGCGCTGCGGATTCCCGGCGGGCACGGAGCGCGAGGCTCCACCGGCACCGCCGCGTACCGAGCCCTACAAGACGCACCTCGCGTACGTCCGTGAGCGCCGCAGTGATGCCGACGGCGAGGCCATCCTGGCCGAGGCGCTGGCGAAGCTGCGGGGCGAGATCTGA
- the pgi gene encoding glucose-6-phosphate isomerase, whose product MRLDRTAEWKALAQHREALGEVRLRELFDADPSRAERLSVSVGDLYVDYSKHLVTGETLGLLGRLAEARGVASLRDAMFRGERINVTEDRAVLHTALRAPRDAVVEVDGENVVPAVHAVLDRMGDFADRVRSGEWTGHTGERIDTVVNIGIGGSDLGPAMAYEALRPYADRRLDVRFVSNVDGSDLHEALLGADPARTLFIVASKTFTTVETITNAVSAREWLLSAPGAGPEAVARHFVAVSTNAEEVGRFGIDTANMFGFWDWVGGRYSFDSAIGLSLMIAIGPEAFGELLAGFRLVDEHFRSAPLGENVPVILGLLGVWYGAFFGAQAHAVLPYSHYLSRFPAYLQQLDMESNGKSVTREGEPVGWDTGPVVWGTPGTNGQHAYFQLLHQGTRVVPADLIGFARPVPGVEGRLAAQHDLLMANMFAQGQALAFGKSADEVRGEGVAEELVPHRTFGGNRPTTTVLADRLTPSVLGQLVALYEHKVFVQGAVWGIDSFDQWGVELGKVLARRVEPALTEGADVPGLDASTTALVHHYSTLRGQ is encoded by the coding sequence ATGAGGCTCGATCGCACGGCTGAGTGGAAGGCGCTGGCGCAGCACCGCGAGGCGCTGGGGGAGGTGCGTCTCCGGGAGCTGTTCGACGCGGATCCGTCGCGTGCGGAGCGGTTGTCGGTGTCGGTGGGTGATCTGTATGTGGATTATTCGAAGCATCTGGTGACGGGGGAGACGCTGGGGTTGTTGGGGCGTCTGGCGGAGGCGCGGGGTGTGGCGTCGTTGCGGGATGCGATGTTCCGTGGTGAGCGGATCAATGTGACGGAGGACCGGGCGGTGCTGCACACGGCGTTGCGTGCGCCGCGTGACGCGGTGGTGGAGGTGGACGGGGAGAACGTCGTGCCGGCCGTCCACGCCGTGCTCGACCGTATGGGAGACTTCGCGGACCGTGTGCGGTCGGGGGAGTGGACCGGCCACACCGGCGAGCGCATCGACACCGTGGTGAACATCGGCATCGGCGGCTCGGACCTGGGTCCTGCGATGGCGTACGAGGCGCTGCGGCCGTATGCGGACCGGCGGCTGGACGTGCGGTTCGTTTCCAACGTGGACGGGTCCGACCTGCACGAGGCGCTGCTCGGTGCCGACCCGGCACGGACGCTGTTCATCGTCGCGTCGAAGACGTTCACGACCGTCGAGACGATCACCAACGCGGTCTCGGCGCGGGAGTGGCTGCTCTCGGCCCCGGGGGCGGGGCCGGAGGCGGTGGCGCGGCACTTCGTCGCCGTGTCGACGAACGCGGAGGAGGTGGGGCGGTTCGGGATCGACACGGCGAACATGTTCGGGTTCTGGGACTGGGTGGGGGGCCGGTATTCGTTCGATTCGGCGATCGGGTTGTCGTTGATGATCGCGATCGGTCCGGAGGCGTTCGGGGAGTTGCTGGCGGGGTTCCGGTTGGTGGACGAGCATTTCCGGTCGGCGCCGTTGGGTGAGAATGTTCCGGTGATTCTGGGGTTGTTGGGGGTGTGGTACGGGGCGTTCTTCGGGGCGCAGGCGCATGCGGTGCTTCCGTACAGTCATTATTTGTCGCGTTTTCCGGCGTATTTGCAGCAGTTGGACATGGAGTCGAACGGCAAGTCGGTGACGCGTGAGGGTGAGCCGGTGGGGTGGGACACGGGTCCTGTGGTGTGGGGGACGCCGGGGACGAATGGTCAGCACGCGTATTTCCAGTTGTTGCATCAGGGGACGCGGGTGGTGCCGGCGGATCTGATCGGGTTCGCGCGGCCGGTGCCGGGGGTGGAGGGGCGGCTTGCTGCGCAGCATGATCTGTTGATGGCGAACATGTTCGCGCAGGGTCAGGCGTTGGCGTTCGGGAAGTCGGCGGACGAGGTGCGGGGGGAGGGTGTGGCGGAGGAGTTGGTGCCGCATCGGACGTTCGGGGGGAATCGTCCGACGACGACGGTGCTGGCGGATCGGTTGACGCCGTCGGTGTTGGGGCAGTTGGTGGCGTTGTACGAGCACAAGGTGTTCGTGCAGGGTGCGGTGTGGGGGATCGATTCGTTCGATCAGTGGGGTGTGGAGCTGGGGAAGGTGCTGGCGCGGCGGGTGGAGCCGGCGTTGACGGAGGGCGCGGACGTACCGGGCCTGGACGCCTCGACCACCGCCCTCGTCCACCACTACAGCACCCTCAGGGGGCAGTAG